One region of Pararhizobium qamdonense genomic DNA includes:
- a CDS encoding site-specific integrase: MAKAKQSLTAVERRAEELDTIAAVLPMERRDELAELLTDHDVETLRHLVNQGMGDNTLRALTSDLAYLEAWGLAATKKSLPWPAPEALLLKFVAHHLWDPEKRASAPDHGMPTDVDDSLRSQGFLKSVGPHAPATVRRRLANWSTLTKWRGLDGAFASPALKSAIRLAVRAVPRMRGRKSAKAVTGDVLAKLLSTCATDSLRDLRDRAILMVAFASGGRRRSEIAALRVEQLTVEPPVEMPDGPPLPSLAIHLGRTKTTTGEQDDIVYLTGRPVEALNAWMAAAKIDKGSVFRGIGRWSTVSKRAIDPQSVNAILKQRAVMAGLDSGEFSAHGLRSGYLTEAANRGIPLPEAMEQSRHRSVQQASSYYNNATRRSGRAARML; the protein is encoded by the coding sequence GTGGCCAAAGCCAAACAATCATTGACCGCCGTCGAACGACGCGCCGAAGAACTCGACACCATCGCCGCGGTCCTGCCGATGGAGCGCCGCGACGAGCTCGCCGAGCTGCTGACCGACCACGACGTCGAAACGCTGCGCCATCTGGTCAACCAGGGCATGGGCGACAATACCCTGCGCGCCCTGACCTCGGACCTCGCCTATCTGGAAGCCTGGGGCTTGGCCGCCACCAAAAAGTCGCTGCCCTGGCCGGCGCCCGAGGCGCTGCTGCTAAAATTCGTCGCGCATCACCTCTGGGATCCGGAAAAACGGGCTTCCGCACCCGATCATGGTATGCCGACCGACGTCGACGATAGCCTCAGGAGCCAAGGGTTCCTCAAATCCGTCGGCCCACACGCGCCAGCAACGGTGCGGCGGCGCCTGGCCAACTGGTCGACGCTGACCAAGTGGCGGGGCCTCGACGGCGCGTTCGCCTCCCCTGCTCTCAAATCGGCCATTCGTCTCGCCGTCCGCGCCGTACCCCGAATGCGGGGTCGCAAGAGCGCCAAGGCAGTCACCGGTGACGTGTTGGCAAAGCTGCTGTCGACCTGCGCGACCGACAGCCTGCGCGATCTACGTGACCGGGCGATCCTGATGGTCGCCTTTGCCTCCGGTGGTCGCCGGCGCAGCGAGATCGCCGCGCTTCGTGTGGAGCAGCTGACCGTCGAGCCGCCGGTCGAGATGCCGGACGGCCCTCCCCTCCCCTCTCTCGCCATCCATCTCGGTCGGACGAAAACCACGACTGGAGAGCAGGACGATATCGTCTATCTGACCGGCCGGCCGGTGGAGGCGCTGAATGCCTGGATGGCCGCGGCGAAGATCGACAAGGGGAGCGTGTTTCGGGGGATCGGGCGATGGTCCACCGTTTCGAAGCGGGCGATCGATCCGCAGTCGGTCAATGCGATCCTCAAGCAGCGGGCGGTGATGGCCGGGTTGGACAGCGGAGAGTTTTCGGCGCACGGGCTTCGGTCGGGTTACCTGACGGAGGCTGCCAATCGCGGCATCCCCCTCCCCGAAGCGATGGAGCAATCACGCCACCGCTCTGTCCAGCAAGCGTCCAGTTATTATAACAACGCGACACGGCGCAGCGGTAGGGCGGCGCGAATGCTTTAG
- a CDS encoding VOC family protein yields the protein MFSHIMIGARELEPMVAFYDAVLAPLDLRRVVEFDDIGEAGVIWRKGDRRWPQFVLRHPINGLPATWGNGVQISFAAPSRECIDLAWATAMQNGALDEGAPGIRPQYAEDFYAAYCRDPEGNKLCFVHAQGVPAF from the coding sequence ATGTTCAGTCACATCATGATCGGCGCTCGCGAACTTGAACCGATGGTCGCGTTTTACGACGCTGTTTTGGCACCACTCGATCTGCGGCGGGTCGTCGAATTTGACGACATCGGTGAGGCGGGTGTTATCTGGCGTAAAGGCGACAGGCGTTGGCCGCAGTTCGTCCTCCGGCACCCCATCAACGGGCTACCAGCGACGTGGGGCAACGGAGTGCAGATCAGTTTTGCAGCGCCATCAAGAGAATGCATCGACCTTGCTTGGGCAACAGCAATGCAGAACGGCGCTCTTGATGAAGGAGCGCCCGGTATAAGGCCACAATATGCGGAGGATTTTTACGCTGCTTATTGTCGCGACCCTGAGGGAAACAAACTCTGTTTTGTCCATGCGCAGGGAGTTCCAGCTTTTTAG
- a CDS encoding cysteine hydrolase family protein encodes MNDSPWIHLCIDMQRMFAEDTPWHVPWMKEVSPQVQEIARRHPQQTVFTRFVPPKRAEDMLGMWRSYYEKWDTMTLDRLEPDMVDLVPSLKALVPPARIFDKMTYSPWTTGELHRVLAGEKVETIAISGGETDVCVLAAALGAIDLGYRVILLKDAVCSGADDTHDASLELLGDRFSVQLEISSTEGFLSQV; translated from the coding sequence ATGAACGACAGTCCCTGGATCCACTTGTGCATCGATATGCAGCGGATGTTCGCTGAAGATACGCCCTGGCATGTGCCATGGATGAAAGAGGTTTCGCCTCAGGTCCAGGAGATTGCGCGGCGACATCCTCAACAGACGGTGTTCACGCGCTTCGTGCCGCCCAAGCGAGCAGAGGATATGTTGGGTATGTGGCGGAGCTACTACGAGAAATGGGACACCATGACCCTGGATCGATTGGAACCGGACATGGTCGATCTCGTCCCGTCATTGAAGGCCTTGGTTCCGCCCGCCCGGATCTTCGACAAGATGACATATTCGCCATGGACCACCGGTGAGCTTCATCGCGTGTTGGCGGGGGAAAAGGTTGAGACCATCGCGATCTCGGGCGGGGAGACGGACGTGTGTGTATTGGCTGCAGCCCTCGGAGCTATCGACCTTGGCTATCGCGTTATCCTTTTGAAAGATGCCGTCTGTAGTGGCGCGGATGATACCCATGACGCCTCGCTCGAATTGTTAGGTGATCGGTTCTCGGTGCAGTTGGAAATCTCGTCGACGGAGGGGTTTCTCAGCCAGGTGTAA
- the nadE gene encoding ammonia-dependent NAD(+) synthetase, with protein MDNEQHSISQALGVTADFDAALEARRRIDFLSHYLRQASCRTFVLGISGGVDSLAAGLLAQSAVSELRADEYDARFIAVRLPYGVQADETDAQKSLSVIRPDRIVTIDIKPAADAMLDAVIAEGEDLVEPDRKHFHLGNIKARQRMIAQYALAGSTRGLVIGTDQAAEALMGFFTKFGDGAADLLPLAGLTKRRVRAMAEQMGAPPELVLKVPTADLESDAPLRPDEDVYGVTYDDIDNFLEGKAIAEPARQRILKTYWASGHKRALPIAPFD; from the coding sequence ATGGACAACGAGCAGCACTCAATTTCACAAGCTCTTGGGGTCACTGCCGATTTTGATGCGGCGCTTGAGGCTCGGCGTCGCATCGACTTTCTGAGCCACTATTTGCGCCAGGCGTCATGCCGAACCTTTGTTCTCGGAATTAGCGGCGGTGTCGACTCTCTTGCCGCCGGCTTACTCGCGCAATCCGCGGTTTCGGAACTTCGAGCCGATGAATACGATGCCCGATTCATTGCCGTCCGATTGCCCTATGGCGTCCAGGCCGACGAGACAGACGCACAAAAGTCCCTCAGCGTCATCAGGCCGGACCGTATCGTCACAATTGATATCAAGCCAGCAGCGGACGCCATGCTGGACGCGGTGATTGCAGAGGGAGAGGATCTGGTGGAACCGGATCGCAAACACTTTCATCTTGGCAATATCAAAGCACGCCAGCGAATGATCGCGCAGTACGCGCTGGCTGGGTCAACCAGAGGATTGGTGATCGGGACTGATCAGGCGGCCGAAGCGCTCATGGGGTTCTTCACAAAATTCGGCGACGGTGCGGCCGACCTATTGCCGCTCGCCGGCCTGACAAAACGACGGGTGAGGGCCATGGCTGAGCAGATGGGCGCTCCGCCGGAACTGGTACTCAAGGTGCCGACAGCTGATCTTGAATCTGATGCGCCTCTTCGTCCCGATGAAGACGTCTATGGTGTCACCTACGACGACATTGATAATTTCCTGGAAGGGAAGGCGATCGCTGAACCGGCACGGCAACGTATTCTCAAGACGTATTGGGCGAGCGGACACAAACGCGCCCTGCCAATAGCGCCGTTCGATTAA
- a CDS encoding DUF4142 domain-containing protein, with protein MKRTLILASILLATAGSAALAQSTAEKTGVNSVMGVAPKTEDFVLEAASSDMFEIESSKLAVERSDEKTKAFAQQMLTDHQKTSDELKAMVTAGKVKATIPTAMSSAHQGMLDDLKKLQGEEFTKQYHSDQEDVHEDAVDLFKRYGDEGENAELKAWAAKTRPALEHHLQMATEMNK; from the coding sequence ATGAAAAGAACCCTCATTCTCGCATCCATACTTCTCGCAACGGCCGGATCTGCAGCCCTGGCACAGTCCACCGCCGAAAAGACCGGCGTGAATTCTGTCATGGGTGTCGCGCCAAAGACCGAAGACTTCGTCCTTGAGGCGGCCAGTAGCGACATGTTCGAGATTGAATCCAGCAAGCTTGCCGTGGAACGATCGGACGAAAAGACCAAGGCATTTGCACAGCAGATGCTGACCGACCACCAGAAGACTTCTGATGAGCTGAAAGCCATGGTGACGGCGGGCAAGGTCAAGGCTACAATCCCGACGGCCATGTCGTCCGCTCATCAGGGCATGCTGGACGATCTCAAGAAGCTTCAGGGCGAAGAGTTCACCAAGCAGTATCACTCCGACCAGGAAGACGTGCATGAAGATGCGGTCGATCTGTTCAAGCGCTACGGCGACGAGGGCGAGAACGCCGAGCTGAAGGCTTGGGCTGCAAAGACCCGGCCGGCGCTCGAGCATCACCTCCAGATGGCAACAGAGATGAACAAGTAA
- the repC gene encoding plasmid replication protein RepC has protein sequence MQIGNVTTPFGRRRMTLALVKAQLSTANIKAGKSVDKWKVYRSACEARTILGLRDRALAVLNALLTFYPEQELSEESNLVVFPSNAQLAIRANGIAGTTLRENLGILVEAGLIQRNDSPNGKRYARKGNDGAIETAYGFSLAPLLARAEELAIMANQAAEESRRLRVMKERITITRRDIRKLISAAVEEGAAGNWQAVEDALVSAIVRLKTAKTAASLQACLDELTLLSEEAINMLEIQLISTESDTNDSGNRHHIQNSNTESLNEFEPSSRNEQGERMVPQRRSAAEPIKAFPLGMVLRACPQISDYGAGGVISHWRELMTAAVVVRTTLGVSPSAYQEACEVMGPENAAVAMACVLERAGHISSPGGYLRDLTRRAERGEFSLGPMLMALLRTQEPDGRKSA, from the coding sequence ATGCAAATAGGAAATGTGACGACGCCATTCGGGCGGCGGCGGATGACGCTTGCCTTGGTGAAGGCTCAGCTTTCGACGGCAAACATCAAGGCGGGTAAGTCCGTCGACAAGTGGAAAGTTTATCGCAGCGCATGCGAGGCAAGAACGATACTCGGTCTGCGTGACCGTGCTCTTGCCGTCTTGAATGCCCTGCTGACATTCTACCCAGAACAGGAGCTGAGCGAAGAGAGCAATCTAGTCGTCTTTCCATCAAACGCGCAGCTGGCGATCCGAGCGAACGGGATCGCAGGAACGACGCTACGCGAAAACCTTGGTATTCTTGTCGAGGCTGGGCTTATCCAGCGGAATGACAGTCCGAACGGCAAACGTTACGCTCGCAAAGGAAACGACGGTGCGATCGAAACCGCGTACGGTTTCAGCCTCGCGCCGCTCCTTGCCCGGGCAGAAGAACTCGCAATCATGGCTAACCAGGCCGCCGAGGAGAGCAGACGGCTGCGCGTCATGAAAGAGCGCATCACAATAACACGCCGAGATATTCGTAAGCTTATTAGCGCTGCGGTGGAGGAAGGCGCGGCAGGAAACTGGCAAGCTGTCGAAGACGCTCTCGTGTCCGCGATCGTTCGTCTCAAGACGGCAAAGACAGCAGCGTCCCTCCAAGCTTGCCTCGACGAACTGACGTTGTTGAGCGAGGAAGCTATCAACATGCTGGAAATCCAGCTTATTTCCACAGAATCCGACACCAATGATAGCGGAAACCGCCATCACATACAGAATTCAAATACCGAATCCTTAAATGAATTTGAACCTAGCTCTAGAAACGAGCAGGGCGAGAGGATGGTGCCACAAAGGAGATCGGCTGCTGAGCCGATAAAGGCTTTCCCGTTGGGTATGGTGCTTCGGGCTTGCCCACAAATATCGGATTACGGCGCAGGCGGCGTAATCTCGCATTGGCGGGAGCTGATGACCGCCGCAGTGGTGGTGCGAACGACACTCGGGGTGAGCCCGTCGGCCTATCAGGAGGCCTGCGAGGTGATGGGGCCTGAGAACGCCGCGGTCGCAATGGCCTGCGTTCTTGAGCGGGCAGGGCACATCAGTTCACCCGGCGGATATCTGCGCGATCTAACACGGCGAGCGGAAAGAGGCGAGTTCTCGCTAGGGCCGATGCTGATGGCGTTGCTTCGGACGCAGGAGCCCGATGGGCGCAAATCGGCATGA